From a single Scomber japonicus isolate fScoJap1 chromosome 12, fScoJap1.pri, whole genome shotgun sequence genomic region:
- the LOC128369531 gene encoding desmoglein-2-like protein isoform X1: MAPPLLKCSLFILLTFNLKLDPVGAKGNGPVLQRQKREWIIAPRKLKENHDYTGLESIARIRSDKENYTQIVYSLTGPGVDQPPTGVFGVNHQNGYVKIFSILDREAMPFYHLKGMAKYQNGTPAEKDIDLKITVLDENDCPPVIKVQQVGYVNESSAAGTVVMKVIATDADQENTLNSMIYYRIVEKSNVGGMFSINSQTGEVIVKRNTLDRETKDTYKLIIEASDRNGQAGGNKGTGEIEIKLVDINDNVPTLEKEFYEGSVEENTINVEVMRIKAVDMDLIHTDNWLAVFQIVTGNEAGYFSITTDSKTNEGIIMIHKALDYEEMKQLHLEVAVSNKAAYNFGSGSTSSTTISKSYPIKINVINQKEGPRFQPTVKVVSISEDHSSVFLNKVIATYAAIDSDTLKTATNVRYAKIRDDDNWLIIDEKTADIKLNKLPDRESKYLVNGTYYAKIICITTDTPSKTATGTIAIQVEDFNDHCPKLIATTHTMCIEDNVIYATAKDEDEFPNSAPFEFTVIPGSTKGKWTVEYLNETTAILRDQANLWPGIYKVALEVKDQQGKSCTDVQMMDITVCTCHENTKTCLSRSTTTAGFGSAGVLLLLLGLLLLLLVPLLLMFCLCGGAAAMGNFKAIPYDTKQQLISYHTEGQGEDKEIPLLHVPVEVDGGVMNAQNLNTYNTQGYLGGLTEFGGAAGGAAGGAAGGAAFGGAFNTSTLTAENMHLYNQYKHSTGHMNMDAGMMTGQEHHYQYGAGAFDGMALSDHFLGEYYLSKSDHATQQSQQKDNLLIYDYEGQESLAGSIGCCSLLDNDDDLAFLNDLGPKFKTLAEICQGSTFVMESMGAEVSMSPPRPVSPIRPSTHTHIHTHTETIRDRDHVNLNTLNTSNVASGSSTIFQEQHLTERTHGLATVPKVHVQDNVVIPSQTLLVQQPAMYYAATPMYVVDSKPQVVLVAGGAQQAVGQVAQVGLSQGLMQVGGLQGAQGAVLVERQVGMGGVTGQAAQGLSQGLMQVGGLQATQGAVLVERQVGMGGVTGQAAQGLSLGTLTRPTQMFVVENGSSGGGQGAHLVQTFVQTGQESTEQGLAVKGQGMQMKSFTQGSHGSTGSDEGFVLTATPNLQGSQRVVVQHKKVSVTERNVESSSRA; this comes from the exons CTTGATCCTGTGGGGGCAAAAGGAAATGGGCCAGTGttacagagacagaagagagaatgGATCATTGCTCCCAGAAAGCTTAAGGAGAACCATGATTACACTGGCTTGGAGAGTATCGCTAGA attCGTTCTGATAAAGAGAATTATACACAGATAGTCTATTCACTAACAGGGCCTGGTGTTGACCAGCCCCCTACTGGTGTATTTGGTGTCAACCATCAAAATGGTTATGTAAAAATCTTCTCCATTTTGGACCGTGAGGCGATGCCCTTCTATCAT CTGAAAGGTATGGCAAAATACCAGAACGGGACCCCCGCAGAAAAGGATATTGACCTTAAAATTACTGTTTTGGATGAGAATGACTGTCCACCAGTCATTAAAGTGCAGCAAGTTGGATATGTCAATGAATCTAGTGCAGCAG GCACTGTTGTCATGAAAGTGATAGCGACTGACGCGGATCAAGAGAACACACTCAACTCCATGATCTACTACCGCATTGTGGAAAAGAGTAATGTAGGTGGGATGTTCAGCATCAACTCTCAGACCGGAGAAGTCATAGTCAAGCGGAACACTCTTGATAGGGAG ACAAAAGATACATATAAGTTGATTATAGAAGCCTCTGACCGAAATGGACAAGCTGGAGGAAACAAAGGAACCGGAGAAATTGAGATAAAACTTGTGGACATAAATGACAATGTTCCCACCCTGGAAAAGGAATTT tatGAGGGGAGTGTGGAGGAGAATACCATCAATGTGGAAGTGATGAGGATCAAAGCTGTTGACATGGATTTGATTCACACTGACAACTGGCTAGCAGTCTTCCAAATAGTTACTGGGAATGAGGCTGGCTATTTCAGCATCACTACTGATTCTAAGACCAACGAGGGAATTATCATGATTCACAAG GCTCTGGACTATGAGGAAATGAAGCAACTCCACTTGGAAGTGGCTGTTTCCAACAAAGCAGCATATAATTTTGGCAGTGGAAGCACATCAAGCACCACAATCTCAAAATCCTACCCCATTAAAATCAATGTGATCAATCAGAAGGAAGGCCCCCGTTTCCAACCAACTGTCAAAGTGGTGTCCATCTCTGAGGACCACTCTTCCGTTTTCTTAAACAAAGTCATTGCCACCTATGCTGCTATTGACAGTGACACGTTAAAGACCGCCACCAATGTTAG GTATGCAAAAATCCGTGATGATGACAACTGGTTGATTATTGATGAGAAAACAGCAGATATCAAACTGAATAAATTGCCTGACAGAGAGTCCAAGTACTTGGTCAATGGAACATATTATGCCAAAATAATATGTATCACCACTG ATACTCCCTCAAAAACTGCCACAGGGACCATAGCCATTCAGGTCGAGGACTTTAATGATCACTGTCCGAAACTGATTGCTACAACTCATACCATGTGCATTGAGGATAATGTGATCTACGCCACAGCcaaagatgaagatgagttCCCTAATTCAGCACCATTTGAGTTTACAGTGATTCCAGGGAGCACCAAAGGGAAATGGACAGTGGAGTATCTAAATG AAACCACCGCCATTCTGCGAGATCAAGCCAACCTGTGGCCAGGCATATACAAAGTGGCATTGGAGGTCAAAGATCAGCAGGGAAAGTCATGCACCGATGTTCAGATGATGGACATAACTGTGTGCACTTGTCATGAAAACACCAAAACTTGTTTGTCTCGTAGTACAACGACTGCAGGTTTTGGATCTGCAGGTGTCCTACTATTGCTGCTgggactgctgctgcttctac tGGTGCCTCTTCTGCTGATGTTCTGCTTGTGTGGAGGTGCAGCAGCTATGGGAAACTTCAAGGCCATTCCATATGATACTAAACAACAGCTTATCTCATATCACACTGAAGGACAGGGAGAAGACAAG GAAATTCCTCTCCTACATGTCCCAGTCGAAGTCGATGGTGGAGTAATGAATGCCCAGAACCTCAACACCTATAATACACAGGGGTACCTAGGAGGACTGACTGAATttggaggagcagcaggcggGGCAGCGGGCGGGGCAGCAGGCGGAGCAGCCTTCGGTGGTGCCTTTAACACTTCCACCTTGACAGCTGAGAACATGCACCTGTACAACCAATATAAGCACTCCACTGGGCACATGAACATGGATGCTGGGATGATGACAGGACAAGAACACCACTACCAATACGGAGCTGGGGCCTTTGATGGGATGGCTCTATCTGATCACTTCCTGGGAGAGTATTATTTAAGT aaaTCGGACCATGCTACACAGCAATCCCAGCAGAAGGATAATCTTCTGATATATGACTATGAGGGTCAGGAGTCACTGGCAGGTTCAATTGGCTGCTGCAGCCTTCTTGACAATGATGATGACCTTGCGTTCCTGAATGACCTTGGGCCTAAATTCAAAACCCTGGCTGAAATTTGTCAGGGATCTACCTTTGTGATGGAGTCGATGGGTGCAGAGGTTTCTATGTCTCCACCCAGACCAGTGTCTCCCATCAGGccctccacccacacacacatccatacacacacagaaacaatcaGGGACAGGGACCATGTCAACCTCAACACCCTCAACACCTCCAATGTAGCGTCCGGATCATCCACCATTTTTCAAGAGCAGCATCTCACTGAGAGAACCCATGGTTTAGCCACTGTTCCCAAGGTACATGTCCAGGACAATGTTGTGATTCCCAGTCAGACACTGCTCGTACAACAGCCAGCTATGTACTACGCTGCCACGCCCATGTATGTAGTTGACTCCAAGCCCCAAGTAGTGCTTGTTGCAGGGGGTGCCCAGCAGGCAGTGGGTCAAGTAGCTCAGGTCGGGCTAAGTCAAGGCCTAATGCAAGTTGGAGGCCTGCAAGGTGCTCAGGGTGCAGTACTTGTAGAAAGGCAAGTAGGAATGGGTGGAGTAACAGGGCAGGCTGCACAAGGGCTAAGTCAAGGCCTAATGCAAGTTGGAGGCCTGCAAGCTACTCAGGGTGCAGTACTTGTAGAAAGGCAAGTAGGAATGGGTGGAGTGACAGGGCAGGCTGCACAAGGCCTCTCATTAGGAACCCTCACCAGGCCCACACAAATGTTCGTAGTGGAGAACGGGTCTTCAGGTGGAGGGCAAGGTGCACACTTAGTACAGACATTTGTTCAAACAGGGCAGGAATCTACAGAGCAGGGCTTGGCGGTCAAAGGTCAAGGCATGCAAATGAAAAGTTTTACACAGGGTTCACATGGTTCTACAGGGTCAGATGAAGGCTTTGTCCTGACAGCCACACCCAATCTCCAAGGAAGCCAGAGAGTAGTTGTGCAACATAAGAAGGTTTCAGTCACTGAGAGAAATGTTGAATCTAGTTCCAGAGCATAA
- the LOC128369531 gene encoding desmoglein-2-like protein isoform X2 yields the protein MAPPLLKCSLFILLTFNLKLDPVGAKGNGPVLQRQKREWIIAPRKLKENHDYTGLESIARIRSDKENYTQIVYSLTGPGVDQPPTGVFGVNHQNGYVKIFSILDREAMPFYHLKGMAKYQNGTPAEKDIDLKITVLDENDCPPVIKVQQVGYVNESSAAGTVVMKVIATDADQENTLNSMIYYRIVEKSNVGGMFSINSQTGEVIVKRNTLDRETKDTYKLIIEASDRNGQAGGNKGTGEIEIKLVDINDNVPTLEKEFYEGSVEENTINVEVMRIKAVDMDLIHTDNWLAVFQIVTGNEAGYFSITTDSKTNEGIIMIHKALDYEEMKQLHLEVAVSNKAAYNFGSGSTSSTTISKSYPIKINVINQKEGPRFQPTVKVVSISEDHSSVFLNKVIATYAAIDSDTLKTATNVRYAKIRDDDNWLIIDEKTADIKLNKLPDRESKYLVNGTYYAKIICITTDTPSKTATGTIAIQVEDFNDHCPKLIATTHTMCIEDNVIYATAKDEDEFPNSAPFEFTVIPGSTKGKWTVEYLNETTAILRDQANLWPGIYKVALEVKDQQGKSCTDVQMMDITVCTCHENTKTCLSRSTTTAGFGSAGVLLLLLGLLLLLLVPLLLMFCLCGGAAAMGNFKAIPYDTKQQLISYHTEGQGEDKEIPLLHVPVEVDGGVMNAQNLNTYNTQGYLGGLTEFGGAAGGAAGGAAGGAAFGGAFNTSTLTAENMHLYNQYKHSTGHMNMDAGMMTGQEHHYQYGAGAFDGMALSDHFLGEYYLSKSDHATQQSQQKDNLLIYDYEGQESLAGSIGCCSLLDNDDDLAFLNDLGPKFKTLAEICQGSTFVMESMGAEVSMSPPRPVSPIRPSTHTHIHTHTETIRDRDHVNLNTLNTSNVASGSSTIFQEQHLTERTHGLATVPKVHVQDNVVIPSQTLLVQQPAMYYAATPMYVVDSKPQVVLVAGGAQQAVGQVAQVGLSQGLMQVGGLQATQGAVLVERQVGMGGVTGQAAQGLSLGTLTRPTQMFVVENGSSGGGQGAHLVQTFVQTGQESTEQGLAVKGQGMQMKSFTQGSHGSTGSDEGFVLTATPNLQGSQRVVVQHKKVSVTERNVESSSRA from the exons CTTGATCCTGTGGGGGCAAAAGGAAATGGGCCAGTGttacagagacagaagagagaatgGATCATTGCTCCCAGAAAGCTTAAGGAGAACCATGATTACACTGGCTTGGAGAGTATCGCTAGA attCGTTCTGATAAAGAGAATTATACACAGATAGTCTATTCACTAACAGGGCCTGGTGTTGACCAGCCCCCTACTGGTGTATTTGGTGTCAACCATCAAAATGGTTATGTAAAAATCTTCTCCATTTTGGACCGTGAGGCGATGCCCTTCTATCAT CTGAAAGGTATGGCAAAATACCAGAACGGGACCCCCGCAGAAAAGGATATTGACCTTAAAATTACTGTTTTGGATGAGAATGACTGTCCACCAGTCATTAAAGTGCAGCAAGTTGGATATGTCAATGAATCTAGTGCAGCAG GCACTGTTGTCATGAAAGTGATAGCGACTGACGCGGATCAAGAGAACACACTCAACTCCATGATCTACTACCGCATTGTGGAAAAGAGTAATGTAGGTGGGATGTTCAGCATCAACTCTCAGACCGGAGAAGTCATAGTCAAGCGGAACACTCTTGATAGGGAG ACAAAAGATACATATAAGTTGATTATAGAAGCCTCTGACCGAAATGGACAAGCTGGAGGAAACAAAGGAACCGGAGAAATTGAGATAAAACTTGTGGACATAAATGACAATGTTCCCACCCTGGAAAAGGAATTT tatGAGGGGAGTGTGGAGGAGAATACCATCAATGTGGAAGTGATGAGGATCAAAGCTGTTGACATGGATTTGATTCACACTGACAACTGGCTAGCAGTCTTCCAAATAGTTACTGGGAATGAGGCTGGCTATTTCAGCATCACTACTGATTCTAAGACCAACGAGGGAATTATCATGATTCACAAG GCTCTGGACTATGAGGAAATGAAGCAACTCCACTTGGAAGTGGCTGTTTCCAACAAAGCAGCATATAATTTTGGCAGTGGAAGCACATCAAGCACCACAATCTCAAAATCCTACCCCATTAAAATCAATGTGATCAATCAGAAGGAAGGCCCCCGTTTCCAACCAACTGTCAAAGTGGTGTCCATCTCTGAGGACCACTCTTCCGTTTTCTTAAACAAAGTCATTGCCACCTATGCTGCTATTGACAGTGACACGTTAAAGACCGCCACCAATGTTAG GTATGCAAAAATCCGTGATGATGACAACTGGTTGATTATTGATGAGAAAACAGCAGATATCAAACTGAATAAATTGCCTGACAGAGAGTCCAAGTACTTGGTCAATGGAACATATTATGCCAAAATAATATGTATCACCACTG ATACTCCCTCAAAAACTGCCACAGGGACCATAGCCATTCAGGTCGAGGACTTTAATGATCACTGTCCGAAACTGATTGCTACAACTCATACCATGTGCATTGAGGATAATGTGATCTACGCCACAGCcaaagatgaagatgagttCCCTAATTCAGCACCATTTGAGTTTACAGTGATTCCAGGGAGCACCAAAGGGAAATGGACAGTGGAGTATCTAAATG AAACCACCGCCATTCTGCGAGATCAAGCCAACCTGTGGCCAGGCATATACAAAGTGGCATTGGAGGTCAAAGATCAGCAGGGAAAGTCATGCACCGATGTTCAGATGATGGACATAACTGTGTGCACTTGTCATGAAAACACCAAAACTTGTTTGTCTCGTAGTACAACGACTGCAGGTTTTGGATCTGCAGGTGTCCTACTATTGCTGCTgggactgctgctgcttctac tGGTGCCTCTTCTGCTGATGTTCTGCTTGTGTGGAGGTGCAGCAGCTATGGGAAACTTCAAGGCCATTCCATATGATACTAAACAACAGCTTATCTCATATCACACTGAAGGACAGGGAGAAGACAAG GAAATTCCTCTCCTACATGTCCCAGTCGAAGTCGATGGTGGAGTAATGAATGCCCAGAACCTCAACACCTATAATACACAGGGGTACCTAGGAGGACTGACTGAATttggaggagcagcaggcggGGCAGCGGGCGGGGCAGCAGGCGGAGCAGCCTTCGGTGGTGCCTTTAACACTTCCACCTTGACAGCTGAGAACATGCACCTGTACAACCAATATAAGCACTCCACTGGGCACATGAACATGGATGCTGGGATGATGACAGGACAAGAACACCACTACCAATACGGAGCTGGGGCCTTTGATGGGATGGCTCTATCTGATCACTTCCTGGGAGAGTATTATTTAAGT aaaTCGGACCATGCTACACAGCAATCCCAGCAGAAGGATAATCTTCTGATATATGACTATGAGGGTCAGGAGTCACTGGCAGGTTCAATTGGCTGCTGCAGCCTTCTTGACAATGATGATGACCTTGCGTTCCTGAATGACCTTGGGCCTAAATTCAAAACCCTGGCTGAAATTTGTCAGGGATCTACCTTTGTGATGGAGTCGATGGGTGCAGAGGTTTCTATGTCTCCACCCAGACCAGTGTCTCCCATCAGGccctccacccacacacacatccatacacacacagaaacaatcaGGGACAGGGACCATGTCAACCTCAACACCCTCAACACCTCCAATGTAGCGTCCGGATCATCCACCATTTTTCAAGAGCAGCATCTCACTGAGAGAACCCATGGTTTAGCCACTGTTCCCAAGGTACATGTCCAGGACAATGTTGTGATTCCCAGTCAGACACTGCTCGTACAACAGCCAGCTATGTACTACGCTGCCACGCCCATGTATGTAGTTGACTCCAAGCCCCAAGTAGTGCTTGTTGCAGGGGGTGCCCAGCAGGCAGTGGGTCAAGTAGCTCAGGTCGGGCTAAGTCAAGGCCTAATGCAAGTTGGAGGCCTGCAAG CTACTCAGGGTGCAGTACTTGTAGAAAGGCAAGTAGGAATGGGTGGAGTGACAGGGCAGGCTGCACAAGGCCTCTCATTAGGAACCCTCACCAGGCCCACACAAATGTTCGTAGTGGAGAACGGGTCTTCAGGTGGAGGGCAAGGTGCACACTTAGTACAGACATTTGTTCAAACAGGGCAGGAATCTACAGAGCAGGGCTTGGCGGTCAAAGGTCAAGGCATGCAAATGAAAAGTTTTACACAGGGTTCACATGGTTCTACAGGGTCAGATGAAGGCTTTGTCCTGACAGCCACACCCAATCTCCAAGGAAGCCAGAGAGTAGTTGTGCAACATAAGAAGGTTTCAGTCACTGAGAGAAATGTTGAATCTAGTTCCAGAGCATAA
- the LOC128368487 gene encoding tubulin beta chain-like isoform X1 encodes MREIVHIQAGQCGNQIGAKFWEVISDEHGIDPTGSYQGDSDLQLERINVYYNEASGSTGSKFVPRAILVDLEPGTMDSVRSGPFGQLFRPDNFVFGQSGAGNNWAKGHYTEGAELVDSVLDVVRKESENCDCLQGFQLTHSLGGGTGSGMGTLLISKIREEYPDRIMNTFSVMPSPKVSDTVVEPYNATLSVHQLVENTDETFSIDNEALYDICFRTLKLTTPTYGDLNHLVSATMSGVTTCLRFPGQLNADLRKLAVNMVPFPRLHFFMPGFAPLTSRGSQQYRALSVPELTQQMFDAKNMMAACDPRHGRYLTVAAIFRGRMSMKEVDEQMLSVQNKNSSYFVEWIPNNVKTAVCDIPPRGLKMSATFIGNSTAIQELFRRISEQFTAMFRRKAFLHWYTGEGMDEMEFTEAESNMNDLVSEYQQYQDATADEIGEYEEDEIEDEDDVRHDVRH; translated from the exons ATGAGGGAAATCGTTCATATCCAGGCTGGACAGTGTGGAAACCAGATTGGGGCGaag TTCTGGGAGGTGATAAGTGATGAACATGGCATCGACCCCACTGGTAGTTATCAAGGTGACAGTGACCTGCAGCTGGAGAGGATAAACGTCTACTACAATGAGGCATcag ggAGCACAG GCAGTAAATTTGTCCCCCGTGCCATTCTGGTGGATCTGGAGCCTGGAACCATGGATTCAGTCCGCTCCGGCCCATTTGGACAGCTATTCAGACCTGACAACTTTGTCTTTG GTCAAAGTGGAGCAGGAAATAACTGGGCCAAGGGTCACTACACGGAGGGAGCAGAGCTGGTGGACTCGGTGCTTGACGTAGTGAGGAAGGAGTCAGAGAACTGCGACTGTCTCCAGGGTTTTCAGCTCACCCACTCACTGGGTGGAGGTACCGGTTCAGGAATGGGCACGCTGCTCATCAGCAAGATCCGCGAGGAGTACCCTGACCGCATCATGAACACCTTCAGCGTCATGCCATCTCCAAAAGTGTCTGACACTGTGGTGGAGCCATACAACGCTACCCTCTCTGTCCACCAGTTAGTGGAAAACACAGATGAGACCTTCAGCATTGACAATGAGGCTCTGTATGATATCTGCTTCCGCACCCTGAAGCTGACCACACCTACCTATGGAGATCTCAACCATCTTGTATCGGCCACCATGAGCGGGGTCACCACCTGCCTCCGTTTCCCTGGCCAACTTAATGCTGACCTCCGTAAGCTAGCCGTAAACATGGTACCCTTCCCCCGCTTGCATTTCTTCATGCCTGGTTTTGCACCCCTCACAAGCAGAGGCAGTCAGCAGTATCGTGCCCTCTCTGTGCCAGAACTCACCCAGCAAATGTTTGATGCCAAGAACATGATGGCAGCATGTGACCCCCGTCATGGCCGCTACCTCACTGTAGCAGCCATCTTCCGCGGCCGTATGTCCATGAAGGAAGTGGATGAGCAGATGTTGAGTGTGCAGAACAAGAACAGCAGCTACTTTGTCGAATGGATTCCCAACAATGTTAAGACCGCCGTTTGTGACATCCCACCCCGTGGCCTCAAGATGTCCGCCACCTTCATCGGCAACAGCACGGCCATCCAGGAGCTCTTCAGAAGGATCTCTGAGCAGTTCACAGCCATGTTCCGCCGCAAGGCCTTCCTCCACTGGTACACTGGAGAGGGAATGGATGAGATGGAATTCACTGAGGCAGAGAGCAACATGAATGACCTGGTGTCTGAGTATCAGCAGTATCAAGATGCTACCGCTGATGAGATAGGAGAATATGAAGAGGATGAAATAGAGGATGAGGATGACGTCCGCCATGATGTTCGTCACTGA
- the LOC128368487 gene encoding tubulin beta-2A chain-like isoform X2, with product MREIVHIQAGQCGNQIGAKFWEVISDEHGIDPTGSYQGDSDLQLERINVYYNEASGSKFVPRAILVDLEPGTMDSVRSGPFGQLFRPDNFVFGQSGAGNNWAKGHYTEGAELVDSVLDVVRKESENCDCLQGFQLTHSLGGGTGSGMGTLLISKIREEYPDRIMNTFSVMPSPKVSDTVVEPYNATLSVHQLVENTDETFSIDNEALYDICFRTLKLTTPTYGDLNHLVSATMSGVTTCLRFPGQLNADLRKLAVNMVPFPRLHFFMPGFAPLTSRGSQQYRALSVPELTQQMFDAKNMMAACDPRHGRYLTVAAIFRGRMSMKEVDEQMLSVQNKNSSYFVEWIPNNVKTAVCDIPPRGLKMSATFIGNSTAIQELFRRISEQFTAMFRRKAFLHWYTGEGMDEMEFTEAESNMNDLVSEYQQYQDATADEIGEYEEDEIEDEDDVRHDVRH from the exons ATGAGGGAAATCGTTCATATCCAGGCTGGACAGTGTGGAAACCAGATTGGGGCGaag TTCTGGGAGGTGATAAGTGATGAACATGGCATCGACCCCACTGGTAGTTATCAAGGTGACAGTGACCTGCAGCTGGAGAGGATAAACGTCTACTACAATGAGGCATcag GCAGTAAATTTGTCCCCCGTGCCATTCTGGTGGATCTGGAGCCTGGAACCATGGATTCAGTCCGCTCCGGCCCATTTGGACAGCTATTCAGACCTGACAACTTTGTCTTTG GTCAAAGTGGAGCAGGAAATAACTGGGCCAAGGGTCACTACACGGAGGGAGCAGAGCTGGTGGACTCGGTGCTTGACGTAGTGAGGAAGGAGTCAGAGAACTGCGACTGTCTCCAGGGTTTTCAGCTCACCCACTCACTGGGTGGAGGTACCGGTTCAGGAATGGGCACGCTGCTCATCAGCAAGATCCGCGAGGAGTACCCTGACCGCATCATGAACACCTTCAGCGTCATGCCATCTCCAAAAGTGTCTGACACTGTGGTGGAGCCATACAACGCTACCCTCTCTGTCCACCAGTTAGTGGAAAACACAGATGAGACCTTCAGCATTGACAATGAGGCTCTGTATGATATCTGCTTCCGCACCCTGAAGCTGACCACACCTACCTATGGAGATCTCAACCATCTTGTATCGGCCACCATGAGCGGGGTCACCACCTGCCTCCGTTTCCCTGGCCAACTTAATGCTGACCTCCGTAAGCTAGCCGTAAACATGGTACCCTTCCCCCGCTTGCATTTCTTCATGCCTGGTTTTGCACCCCTCACAAGCAGAGGCAGTCAGCAGTATCGTGCCCTCTCTGTGCCAGAACTCACCCAGCAAATGTTTGATGCCAAGAACATGATGGCAGCATGTGACCCCCGTCATGGCCGCTACCTCACTGTAGCAGCCATCTTCCGCGGCCGTATGTCCATGAAGGAAGTGGATGAGCAGATGTTGAGTGTGCAGAACAAGAACAGCAGCTACTTTGTCGAATGGATTCCCAACAATGTTAAGACCGCCGTTTGTGACATCCCACCCCGTGGCCTCAAGATGTCCGCCACCTTCATCGGCAACAGCACGGCCATCCAGGAGCTCTTCAGAAGGATCTCTGAGCAGTTCACAGCCATGTTCCGCCGCAAGGCCTTCCTCCACTGGTACACTGGAGAGGGAATGGATGAGATGGAATTCACTGAGGCAGAGAGCAACATGAATGACCTGGTGTCTGAGTATCAGCAGTATCAAGATGCTACCGCTGATGAGATAGGAGAATATGAAGAGGATGAAATAGAGGATGAGGATGACGTCCGCCATGATGTTCGTCACTGA